A window of Elusimicrobiota bacterium contains these coding sequences:
- a CDS encoding VWA domain-containing protein, whose translation MRFANTWVLSLLILLPLLYWYYNKYYRSASIKYSSLYLWKELLKSQQLPPRMILFLLKLTAVVLIILALARPQAGIKTEEITTRGVDIILCLDTSTSMRALDFKPLNRLDAAKQAAKEFVKGRKHDRIGIVVFSALAFTQCPLTVDYGAIVDFIDKVEIGMTQMDGTAVGTAIVTALNRLKDSQAKSKIIILLTDGRSNMGEIDPLTAAKAAQALDVKIYTIGCGARGGSLYPVDHPVFGRQYVTIQEDLDENTLSQIAELTSGSYFRATTAKKLVEVYKQIDKLEKTEIKVQEYTEYRELFTYFLLPALILLLSAIVTGNTVLSKIP comes from the coding sequence ATGCGATTTGCCAATACTTGGGTTTTATCACTCTTAATCCTACTTCCTCTGCTTTACTGGTATTACAATAAATACTATCGTTCCGCATCAATAAAATATTCGTCGTTATATTTATGGAAAGAACTCTTAAAAAGCCAACAATTACCTCCCCGTATGATATTATTTTTACTAAAACTCACCGCTGTGGTATTAATAATCTTAGCGCTTGCACGCCCGCAGGCAGGGATAAAGACTGAAGAAATCACTACCCGCGGGGTAGACATCATCCTCTGCCTCGACACATCGACAAGTATGCGCGCATTAGACTTCAAACCGCTCAACCGCCTTGACGCTGCCAAACAAGCAGCAAAAGAGTTTGTTAAAGGACGCAAACATGACCGTATAGGAATCGTTGTGTTTTCCGCTTTAGCATTTACGCAATGCCCGCTTACCGTTGACTACGGCGCAATCGTAGATTTTATTGATAAAGTTGAGATCGGGATGACACAGATGGACGGTACGGCAGTAGGAACTGCTATAGTAACTGCATTAAACCGTTTAAAAGACAGCCAGGCGAAGAGTAAAATCATCATTCTTCTCACCGACGGGCGAAGTAACATGGGCGAGATTGACCCGTTAACCGCCGCAAAAGCCGCACAGGCACTAGACGTAAAAATATACACCATCGGTTGTGGCGCACGGGGCGGGTCGTTATATCCTGTTGACCACCCTGTTTTTGGCAGGCAGTACGTAACCATCCAGGAAGACCTTGACGAAAACACCTTAAGCCAGATTGCGGAACTAACTTCCGGCTCATACTTCCGCGCAACTACCGCAAAAAAACTTGTGGAAGTTTATAAACAGATCGATAAACTTGAGAAAACCGAGATTAAAGTACAGGAATATACTGAATACCGTGAATTATTTACCTACTTCCTACTACCCGCATTGATACTTTTACTCAGCGCAATTGTTACAGGCAACACGGTACTAAGTAAAATACCATAA
- a CDS encoding VWA domain-containing protein yields the protein MHFHYPGYLILLVLIPILVIFYVYVNRNRKKMLNLFASTTMLSRLVNYAVTERFIIKAVLLTTTTFFLIFSLAGPQIGSRLVNIKRHGVDIIIAIDCSTSMLAEDIAPNRMRKAKDNLSMFVNQLQGDRIGIIAFSGTAFMQCPLTLDYNAAKMLLSLIDPSLIPRAGTSIGEAIQLATKSFSQKERKYKVLVLLTDGEDHQGDPLAAAEAAKREGVKIYTIGFGNPEGEVIPIRDTAGNLLEYKKDKSGSTVVSKLDETTLQKIAMLTGGKYYRATGGDIEVQRIYDDISSMEKKELQSKLFSKYEDRYQYFLGIALLLLLLELILPETKPEKKEANV from the coding sequence ATGCATTTTCATTACCCCGGATACTTAATACTATTGGTATTAATACCTATATTGGTTATCTTCTATGTTTATGTTAATCGTAACCGCAAGAAAATGCTTAACCTGTTTGCAAGCACAACAATGTTATCAAGACTGGTTAATTACGCAGTAACTGAAAGGTTTATAATAAAAGCGGTACTGCTAACCACCACAACGTTCTTCCTGATATTTTCCCTCGCAGGCCCGCAGATCGGTAGCAGGCTGGTCAATATCAAACGCCACGGTGTGGACATAATAATCGCCATAGACTGCTCGACAAGCATGCTGGCAGAAGACATTGCGCCAAACCGTATGCGTAAAGCAAAGGATAACCTTTCAATGTTTGTTAACCAGTTACAGGGCGACAGAATCGGTATCATAGCGTTCTCCGGTACTGCATTCATGCAATGCCCGTTAACACTGGACTATAACGCTGCGAAGATGTTATTATCCCTGATTGACCCATCCCTGATCCCGCGGGCCGGGACATCCATTGGTGAAGCTATACAACTTGCAACAAAATCTTTCTCCCAGAAAGAAAGGAAATACAAAGTACTGGTACTCCTAACCGACGGTGAAGATCATCAAGGCGACCCGCTAGCAGCAGCGGAAGCTGCTAAACGTGAAGGGGTTAAGATATACACCATAGGCTTTGGCAACCCTGAAGGCGAAGTCATACCCATACGCGATACTGCCGGTAATTTGTTAGAATATAAAAAAGATAAATCAGGTAGTACTGTAGTAAGCAAACTCGATGAAACTACACTACAAAAAATTGCGATGCTCACCGGAGGCAAGTACTACCGTGCTACCGGCGGAGACATTGAAGTTCAGCGCATATACGACGATATATCCTCGATGGAAAAAAAGGAATTACAAAGCAAATTGTTCAGTAAATACGAAGACCGTTACCAGTACTTCTTAGGCATTGCGTTACTATTATTATTATTAGAACTCATATTACCTGAAACAAAACCCGAAAAAAAGGAGGCGAACGTATGA
- a CDS encoding tetratricopeptide repeat protein — MTNKILAFLLISLLILTPSILNASATGKINRGNYHYNNKDYDRALESYRDAQISAPDSAEVSFNLGNALYKKEQYDDAKVEYQKAINSKDIKLQSQAYYNTGNCLFRQNNLVDAIQYYTKSLELNPNDKDAKYNLEFAQRKLKENAKQQNKQQQQQQKQKQKQDNKEKKQNEQQQEQQQPEQKKKDMSEEDAKRLLEALENQEKDAQDKRKMSTPQLPSIGNDW; from the coding sequence ATGACAAACAAAATCCTCGCCTTTTTATTAATCAGTTTATTGATACTCACCCCTTCAATACTTAACGCATCCGCAACGGGAAAGATCAACCGCGGGAATTATCATTACAACAACAAAGACTATGACCGCGCATTAGAATCATACCGTGACGCACAGATCAGCGCACCTGACTCTGCGGAGGTAAGTTTCAACCTCGGCAATGCGTTATATAAAAAGGAACAATACGACGACGCGAAGGTAGAATACCAAAAAGCTATAAACTCAAAAGACATCAAACTTCAATCACAAGCGTATTACAATACTGGCAACTGTCTATTCCGCCAGAACAACCTGGTTGACGCCATACAATACTACACTAAATCCCTGGAATTAAACCCCAACGATAAAGACGCGAAATACAACCTTGAATTTGCGCAACGCAAACTCAAAGAAAACGCGAAACAACAAAATAAACAGCAACAACAACAGCAAAAACAGAAACAGAAACAGGATAATAAAGAAAAAAAACAAAATGAACAGCAACAGGAACAACAGCAGCCAGAACAAAAAAAGAAGGATATGAGCGAAGAAGACGCTAAACGTTTGTTAGAAGCACTAGAAAACCAGGAGAAAGACGCACAGGATAAACGCAAAATGTCAACCCCCCAGCTACCTTCTATTGGGAATGATTGGTAA
- a CDS encoding DUF58 domain-containing protein: protein MIPREVMNQIRKIEIRTKRLVNDTFAGQYSSVFKGHGMEFSDVREYQPGDDIRSIDWNVTARFGHPYIKKFVEERELTLIFLVDMSGSTDFGTKLKTKAAVAAEITAALSFSAVRNNDKVGLLVFTDKIEKYIPPKKSRAHILRLIREILFYKPQSTGTNIRQALEYINDVQKRKSIIFLISDFNDDGFEKALKVTSYRHDVIAIRIFDEKEESIPSIGNIELKDNESGEVLVINTNDAVLMSKFKEKKDNRAAYIKDLFKTAEVDVIPLNAGESYVKPLLNFFKVRERRYR from the coding sequence ATGATACCACGCGAAGTAATGAATCAAATACGTAAGATTGAGATTCGCACCAAACGCCTTGTTAACGACACCTTTGCCGGGCAGTACAGCAGCGTATTCAAAGGACATGGCATGGAATTCAGTGATGTACGCGAATACCAACCGGGTGATGATATCCGCAGCATTGACTGGAACGTCACCGCACGGTTTGGACATCCATATATAAAAAAGTTTGTTGAAGAACGCGAACTAACATTAATCTTTCTTGTTGACATGAGCGGCTCAACAGATTTCGGTACAAAACTAAAAACTAAAGCAGCAGTTGCAGCGGAGATCACAGCGGCATTATCATTCTCCGCAGTAAGGAACAATGACAAAGTAGGCCTCCTGGTTTTTACGGATAAAATCGAAAAATATATACCCCCAAAAAAATCAAGGGCTCATATTCTAAGGCTAATCCGCGAAATCTTGTTCTACAAACCACAAAGCACGGGAACTAATATCCGTCAAGCTTTAGAGTATATCAACGATGTACAGAAACGTAAATCAATAATCTTCCTGATCTCCGACTTTAACGATGACGGGTTTGAGAAAGCACTGAAAGTAACAAGCTACCGCCATGACGTCATAGCAATCCGTATTTTTGACGAGAAAGAAGAATCCATCCCAAGTATCGGAAATATTGAACTAAAAGATAACGAATCCGGTGAAGTTTTGGTCATCAACACCAACGATGCTGTTTTGATGTCAAAGTTTAAAGAAAAAAAGGACAACCGCGCTGCGTACATAAAAGATTTATTCAAAACAGCAGAAGTTGACGTTATTCCGTTAAACGCCGGAGAGTCTTATGTCAAACCGTTATTAAACTTTTTTAAGGTCAGGGAACGAAGGTATAGGTGA
- a CDS encoding MoxR family ATPase, with amino-acid sequence MEQGIRELNDKVKKESVFVEELLTEIGKVIVGQRYTLERLLIGLLGNGHVLLEGVPGLAKTLAVKTLSDCIQTKFQRIQFTPDLLPADLIGTNIYNPQNGNFTVKKGPVFSNLILADEINRAPAKVQSALLECMQERQVTIGDSTHKLDDPFLVLATQNPIEQEGTYPLPEAQVDRFMLKLKVSYPSRDEEKVILERMTGSSVPKVSKIISPADILKARQVVESIYVDEKIKNYILDIVFATRYPEKYKLDELKPLISYGASPRATIYLTITAKAHAFLRGRGYVTPEDVKSIGLDVLRHRVIVSYEAEAEELTSDEIVKRVFDTVEVP; translated from the coding sequence ATGGAACAAGGAATCCGCGAACTTAACGACAAAGTAAAAAAAGAAAGCGTATTTGTCGAAGAACTATTAACTGAAATCGGCAAAGTAATCGTCGGGCAAAGGTACACGCTTGAACGTTTACTCATTGGCTTACTTGGTAACGGGCATGTATTACTTGAAGGCGTCCCGGGCTTAGCGAAAACATTAGCGGTAAAAACTTTATCCGATTGTATACAGACAAAATTTCAGCGGATACAGTTCACTCCAGACCTTCTCCCTGCTGATCTTATAGGAACAAACATTTATAACCCGCAGAACGGCAATTTTACCGTTAAAAAAGGCCCTGTGTTTTCAAACCTTATCCTTGCGGATGAAATCAACCGTGCACCCGCAAAAGTACAAAGCGCATTACTTGAATGCATGCAAGAACGACAGGTAACTATAGGGGACAGCACACATAAACTTGACGACCCTTTTCTTGTCTTAGCCACCCAAAACCCTATTGAACAAGAAGGAACATATCCCTTACCTGAAGCGCAGGTAGACAGGTTTATGTTAAAACTAAAAGTATCCTACCCCTCCCGGGACGAAGAAAAGGTTATACTTGAACGCATGACAGGCAGCAGTGTACCAAAAGTTTCAAAAATAATTTCTCCAGCAGATATACTCAAAGCACGTCAAGTAGTGGAATCCATTTACGTAGACGAAAAAATCAAGAATTACATCCTCGACATCGTGTTTGCAACAAGATACCCTGAAAAATACAAACTTGACGAACTAAAACCACTAATTTCCTATGGCGCATCACCACGCGCAACTATTTATCTTACAATCACAGCGAAAGCACACGCATTCCTCCGTGGGCGCGGGTATGTCACACCGGAAGACGTTAAATCCATAGGCCTTGATGTTTTACGCCATCGCGTAATTGTAAGTTACGAGGCTGAAGCTGAAGAACTCACCAGCGATGAGATAGTCAAACGCGTATTTGATACTGTAGAAGTACCATAA
- a CDS encoding BatD family protein: MTTKNIIAILLTLLLSTTIITTIYAADITITAEVDKTTVPLDGQLTLQVTVSGNTQNLPRPAIPAMNDFNIVQSYSSQNFSFINGAVSASANHSYVLTPKSAGKFMIPQFSINHQNQIIQSQQITIEVTQPSSQNQIGTAQNTTRANPSGKDEPVFITSSIDKNRVYVNEQLTLTFKFYTRIRVLQQQSFQPPVTNGFWAEELSPRKEYQTVYNGKRYMVTEFRTALFPTTAGKFNIGQAQLKIAVEDTSNDPFGDDFFRGFFSGGKVLTLNSEPVSVTVLPLPDNKPAGFNGTVGNYSLTAKTDKTEIKLGDAVNLILTVAGTGNIKTITEPSLPQMLNFRKYDTLSNVTTTKDNGIVHGSKTFKTVIIPQTVGKHVIPSISYSYFNPSQGNYVTKNTNPISVTVTPGIDGVKTLAGTTGASQIPGTTGTDSVNNDIKLLSTDIRHIKTGNNTTFAMPIRFNPFLMLLFILPIFAPLGTLGYQRYRDVIGKDVNKVRHSRAGNTARKQLRRLSNKCKTLSCETVSAELTGIFYQYLADKFGLYSAGLTLTQIETLLLEKHIAEDTVKQTVNVCEDLDLLRFAPGKTTGENNELCVRVEEMIKKLEKHL; this comes from the coding sequence ATGACGACAAAAAACATTATTGCTATACTACTCACATTACTTCTATCAACAACAATTATTACCACAATTTATGCGGCGGATATCACAATCACCGCGGAAGTAGACAAAACAACAGTCCCTCTTGACGGACAGCTTACTTTGCAAGTGACAGTCTCGGGCAACACACAAAACCTTCCCCGCCCGGCAATACCCGCAATGAATGATTTTAATATAGTACAGTCTTACAGTTCACAAAACTTTTCGTTTATAAACGGTGCGGTCTCAGCATCAGCAAACCATTCTTACGTATTAACACCGAAATCAGCCGGAAAGTTTATGATCCCGCAGTTTAGTATTAATCACCAGAACCAAATTATACAATCACAACAGATTACCATTGAAGTCACACAACCTTCTTCACAAAATCAAATAGGAACCGCGCAAAACACTACCCGTGCAAATCCTTCCGGCAAAGACGAGCCTGTATTCATAACATCTTCTATTGACAAAAACAGAGTGTATGTCAATGAACAACTGACGCTTACATTTAAGTTCTATACCCGCATCCGGGTACTACAACAACAATCATTTCAGCCGCCGGTTACCAACGGCTTTTGGGCAGAAGAATTATCCCCGCGGAAGGAATACCAAACCGTATATAACGGCAAACGTTATATGGTAACCGAATTCCGCACTGCACTCTTTCCTACTACAGCAGGTAAGTTTAATATAGGACAGGCACAGTTGAAGATAGCGGTTGAAGACACTTCGAACGACCCCTTTGGCGATGACTTTTTCCGCGGCTTTTTCTCCGGCGGGAAAGTGCTGACATTGAATTCCGAACCCGTCTCCGTAACAGTTTTACCGTTACCGGACAACAAACCCGCTGGGTTCAACGGTACGGTCGGTAATTACTCATTAACCGCAAAAACTGATAAAACCGAAATAAAACTCGGCGACGCAGTAAATCTTATACTCACTGTCGCGGGAACCGGTAATATCAAAACAATCACTGAACCTTCACTACCTCAGATGCTTAACTTTAGAAAATACGATACTCTTTCTAATGTAACCACCACCAAAGATAACGGTATTGTCCATGGTTCAAAAACTTTTAAAACAGTTATTATCCCTCAAACAGTAGGGAAACATGTTATCCCTTCTATTTCATACTCATACTTCAATCCTTCACAGGGTAATTATGTTACAAAAAACACAAACCCCATATCTGTTACGGTAACACCGGGCATAGACGGAGTTAAGACTTTAGCCGGTACAACCGGAGCTTCTCAGATACCCGGTACCACAGGTACTGATAGTGTAAACAATGATATTAAACTACTCTCTACGGATATCAGGCATATAAAAACCGGGAATAATACCACATTTGCCATGCCAATACGGTTCAACCCGTTCTTAATGTTATTATTTATACTACCCATCTTTGCCCCACTTGGAACCCTTGGGTATCAACGATACCGGGATGTTATCGGGAAAGACGTAAACAAGGTACGTCACAGCCGCGCAGGTAATACTGCGAGAAAACAATTAAGACGTCTTTCAAATAAATGTAAAACATTATCCTGTGAAACAGTTAGCGCTGAACTTACCGGTATTTTCTATCAATACCTTGCGGATAAGTTTGGCTTATACTCCGCCGGGCTTACCCTGACACAGATTGAAACTTTATTATTAGAAAAACACATCGCTGAGGATACTGTCAAACAAACCGTAAACGTATGCGAAGACCTGGATTTATTAAGGTTCGCACCCGGCAAAACTACCGGTGAAAACAACGAGTTATGTGTCAGAGTAGAAGAAATGATAAAAAAACTGGAGAAACACCTATGA